One bacterium genomic region harbors:
- a CDS encoding GNAT family N-acetyltransferase: protein MRVRRFEAGDLPALVELHNRRYPDWPMAEECVGWERRSRSVLDYRETFVAEVAGRPAAYAELSSCREHSLRPGLFLLETTVAPAYHDGGIREGLWEIVAERLALLRWTKLDVGCDEDDPATCEWLERHGFRLESRDCTWRLELNGYRSPDDRDAVMARVLSAGYTLDGLAALDDPAKLRRLWALHEEVAADFPGPNAYRRRPFEDWERRRAGNPTVREETTLVARRGEEFVGMTELGFWAGPAGPAYVVTTGVLGEHRGRGLATALKYLSAEWAAEKGVPALLTGNHSENEPIININRRMGFRPQPDWLHWTLLNPGAVPDGGTLEGELS, encoded by the coding sequence ATGAGGGTACGGCGGTTCGAAGCGGGCGACCTTCCGGCGCTGGTGGAACTGCACAACCGGCGCTACCCGGATTGGCCGATGGCCGAGGAGTGCGTCGGGTGGGAGCGGCGGAGCCGGAGCGTGTTGGACTACCGCGAGACCTTCGTCGCCGAGGTCGCCGGCCGCCCCGCCGCCTACGCGGAGCTCTCCTCCTGCCGCGAGCACTCCCTACGGCCGGGTCTGTTCCTGCTAGAAACGACCGTCGCCCCCGCATACCACGACGGCGGTATCCGCGAGGGGCTGTGGGAAATCGTCGCCGAGCGCCTGGCACTCCTGCGCTGGACCAAGCTCGACGTCGGCTGCGACGAGGACGACCCCGCCACGTGCGAATGGCTGGAGCGGCACGGTTTCCGGCTCGAAAGCCGCGACTGCACCTGGCGGCTGGAGTTGAACGGTTACCGGAGCCCCGACGACCGGGACGCGGTGATGGCGCGGGTGCTCTCGGCGGGTTACACGCTGGACGGTCTCGCCGCCCTGGATGACCCGGCGAAGCTCCGGCGGCTGTGGGCCCTGCACGAGGAAGTCGCCGCCGACTTCCCCGGCCCCAACGCCTACCGCCGGCGGCCCTTCGAGGACTGGGAGCGCAGGCGCGCCGGCAACCCCACCGTGAGGGAGGAAACGACGCTCGTCGCCCGGCGGGGGGAGGAGTTCGTGGGGATGACCGAGCTGGGATTCTGGGCGGGGCCCGCGGGACCGGCGTACGTCGTCACCACGGGCGTGTTGGGGGAACACCGAGGCCGGGGGCTGGCCACGGCGCTGAAGTACCTCTCGGCGGAGTGGGCCGCCGAAAAGGGCGTACCGGCCCTTCTCACCGGCAACCACTCCGAGAACGAGCCCATCATCAACATCAACCGCCGGATGGGGTTCCGGCCGCAGCCGGACTGGCTCC